The DNA window GATAAAGGTGATAAGCGGCATCTTGAAGCGGGCGGCCATTTCCATCAGGCGCAGCGCCTTGCGGTAGCCTTCCGGCGCCGGCATGCCGAAGTTGCGGCGGATCTTCTCTTTGGTTTCACGGCCTTTCTGGTGCCCGATGATCATCACCGGGCGGCCATCCAGGCGCGCAATGCCGCCGACGATCGCTTTGTCGTCGGCGTAAGCGCGATCGCCCGCCAACTCTTCGAAGTCGGTAAAGATGTGTTTGATATAATCCAGGGTATAAGGACGGCGCGGGTGGCGTGCCAATTGGGCAATCTGCCAGGCCCCAAGATCGGCAAAAATCTTGCGCGTCAGCTCAACGCTCTTTTCACGCAGGCGCTGAACCTCTTCGTCCAGATTAATATCTAATTTTTCGTCTTGACGGCTGACTGCAGTCAGCGAGTCAATTTTCGCTTCCAGCTCTGCAATCGGCTGTTCAAAATCAAGAAAATTCAGACTCATAGCATTCCTATTTTAGTCAAATTCCAAGTCCACCTGCTCATTGCCTACCAACGTCCGCAAGTCGATCAACAAGCGGTCGGTGGGCGTCACGCGCCAGGTTGCGCCAAAACGCAGCTTGGCTCGCGCATCTTCCCGTTGATAGTAGAGATGCACTGGAATCGTCCCCGATCGATGGGGTTCCAACGACTGGCGGAGACGGTTCAAAAGCTGGTCATCAATTTGCCTGTCAGTCAGCGAGATAGCAAGCCCGCGAGCGTATTTTTCCCGGGCTTCACTGATGTCCATTACCTCGCGGGCCATCATTTTAAGCCCACCGCTAAAGTCATCAAAGCTGACCTGTCCACTGGCGATAAGGATACGGTCTTTTTCCAACAAATGCTGGTATTTTTCTAACGCTTCGGTGAATAACATCACTTCCAGGCGACCCGAACGGTCATCCAATGTACAGATGCCGATACGGTTGCCGCGCTTGGTCACCATCACCCGCGCGGCGACCACCAACCCGACGGCGGTGGTCATTTTGCCCCGGTCCGTCGGGTGCATGTCTTTCAAACGCTGGCCACCGGCGTAACGTTCGATCTCCTTCAGGTACTGGGTGATCGGGTGGCCGGTCAGATATAACCCCAGCGTCTCCCGCTCACCGTCCAGCACCACCTGCTCCTGCCACGGGGGGACGTTGGCGTAGGATTGCTCTACCTGCTCCGGCGCTTCCGCCAGCACGCCGAACATGTCCACCTGGCCGATCGCTTCGGCTTTGGCATGCTGATCCGCCGCTTTCAACGCGTCGCCGAGCGAATTCATCAACGCGGCGCGGTGCGGCCCGAGGCGATCGAACGCCCCGGACATGATCAGTTTTTCCAGAATGCGGCGGTTCAATTTCTTGATGTCGGAGCGTGCGCAGAGATCGAACAGGTCTTTGAAGTAACCCTGTTCGCCGCTGTTGCGCGCCTCGATGATGGCTTCGATCGGCCCTTCCCCCACGCCCTTGATGGCGCCGATGCCGTAAACGATCTCGCCGTCGTCGTTGACGTGGAAGTGATACAGGCCGCTGTTGATGTCCGGCGGCAGGATCTTCAGCCCCATGCGCCAGCATTCGTCCACCAGCCCCACCACTTTGTCGGTGTTGTCCATATCGGCGGTCATCACCGCCGCCATAAACTCGGCCGGGTAGTGCGCCTTCAGCCACAGCGTCTGGTAAGAGACCAGCGCATAGGCGGCAGAGTGCGATTTGTTGAAGCCGTAACCGGCGAATTTCTCCACCAGGTCGAAGATTTTCACCGACAGTTCGCCGTCGATGCCGCGCGATTTCGCGCCGTCTTCAAAGCCGCCGCGCTGCTTGGCCATTTCGACCGGGTTCTTTTTACCCATTGCACGACGCAGCATATCCGCGCCGCCCAGGGTGTAGCCGGCCAGCACCTGGGCAATCTGCATCACCTGTTCCTGATACAGGATGATGCCGTAGGTC is part of the Serratia marcescens genome and encodes:
- the accA gene encoding acetyl-CoA carboxylase carboxyl transferase subunit alpha produces the protein MSLNFLDFEQPIAELEAKIDSLTAVSRQDEKLDINLDEEVQRLREKSVELTRKIFADLGAWQIAQLARHPRRPYTLDYIKHIFTDFEELAGDRAYADDKAIVGGIARLDGRPVMIIGHQKGRETKEKIRRNFGMPAPEGYRKALRLMEMAARFKMPLITFIDTPGAYPGVGAEERGQSEAIARNLREMSRLNIPVICTVIGEGGSGGALAIGVGDKVNMLQYSTYSVISPEGCASILWKSADKAPLAAEAMGITAPRLKELKLIDSVIPEPLGSAHRDVPAMAAALKAQLLADLKDLDGLNDEELLNRRYQRLMNYGYC